One genomic window of Laspinema palackyanum D2c includes the following:
- a CDS encoding sigma-70 family RNA polymerase sigma factor produces MTNDPLQSLIEETCRHPPQTVERQRGLTQLYRLIVQSGKLWREYTPYYEEVWQQTWLYFCLNLCEATTAKDKYDRDRSHVITWLNFYLKQRLKDSAIKAQHQKNRTVSASQPADDDDTLMFLDTFAAPLDIPPILQATRDWVETDPDGELQGTHIRGRKDITCQVLIRRRLPPETAWEDLSAELDLPVSTLSSFYQRKCMPQLRKFGESEGYL; encoded by the coding sequence ATGACAAACGACCCACTACAATCTCTGATTGAGGAGACTTGTCGTCACCCTCCCCAAACGGTCGAACGCCAGCGAGGATTGACTCAACTGTACCGGCTGATTGTCCAATCAGGCAAGCTTTGGCGAGAATATACTCCCTATTATGAAGAAGTGTGGCAACAAACATGGCTGTATTTTTGCCTGAATTTATGTGAAGCAACCACCGCCAAAGATAAATACGACCGCGATCGCAGTCACGTCATCACTTGGCTGAATTTTTACCTGAAGCAGCGACTCAAAGATAGTGCCATCAAAGCGCAACACCAGAAAAATCGCACAGTTTCGGCGTCACAACCGGCAGATGACGACGACACCCTGATGTTTTTGGATACCTTTGCGGCCCCTCTGGATATCCCGCCGATACTGCAAGCGACCCGAGATTGGGTGGAAACTGACCCCGACGGGGAATTGCAGGGGACCCACATTCGAGGTCGAAAAGATATCACCTGTCAAGTGTTAATTCGGCGACGCTTACCCCCAGAAACCGCCTGGGAGGACCTTTCCGCAGAATTGGATTTGCCGGTTTCGACCCTCAGCAGCTTTTATCAACGTAAATGTATGCCTCAGTTGCGTAAATTTGGCGAATCGGAAGGATATCTATGA